One genomic segment of Rhizobium viscosum includes these proteins:
- a CDS encoding DUF502 domain-containing protein: MTEKAPRVPVAMRLRNNFLAGLIICAPIAITIWLTWTFIHWSDSWVRPYIPERWNPESYINFAIPGFGLLTAVIIITIVGFLGKNLIGQSIVRFGESIVQRMPLVRTIYRSVKQIFETVLKEQSNSFKKVGLIEYPGPGLWALVFIATDAKGEIGSKFNAMGEDMVAVFLPPTPVPTAGFLIFVPREKIVMLDMNPEDAAKFLISGGLVAPEHLPVLRPKPKAISKVD, encoded by the coding sequence ATGACCGAGAAGGCTCCCCGAGTGCCGGTCGCAATGCGGCTGAGGAATAATTTTCTCGCCGGCCTTATCATCTGCGCGCCGATCGCGATCACCATCTGGCTGACCTGGACCTTCATTCATTGGTCGGACAGCTGGGTGCGGCCCTATATCCCGGAGCGCTGGAATCCGGAAAGCTATATAAATTTCGCCATTCCCGGTTTCGGCCTGCTAACCGCGGTGATTATCATCACGATCGTTGGCTTCCTCGGCAAGAACCTCATCGGTCAGAGCATCGTCCGCTTCGGCGAATCTATCGTTCAGCGCATGCCGCTGGTGCGCACCATCTACAGAAGCGTGAAGCAGATCTTCGAAACGGTGCTGAAGGAACAGTCGAATTCCTTCAAGAAGGTCGGCCTGATCGAATATCCTGGCCCAGGCCTTTGGGCGCTCGTTTTCATCGCCACCGATGCCAAGGGTGAGATTGGCTCGAAGTTCAATGCGATGGGTGAGGATATGGTCGCGGTCTTCCTGCCGCCAACACCGGTGCCGACGGCCGGCTTTCTCATCTTCGTTCCGCGCGAGAAGATCGTCATGCTCGACATGAACCCGGAGGATGCCGCCAAATTCCTGATATCAGGCGGCCTCGTCGCCCCGGAACATTTGCCGGTCCTGCGTCCCAAGCCGAAGGCGATATCCAAGGTCGACTAG
- the recG gene encoding ATP-dependent DNA helicase RecG produces the protein MRPAILDPLFSPVSGLPGVGPKISELFVKLFGRETPDDCRVIDLLFHAPYSLIDRRNQPGIARAPQGAIVTITARVDRHQAPPRGNRNVPYRVFLHDETGELTLVFFRGQAAWLEKQLPIDEEVTVSGKVDWFNGRPSMVHPDYIVKASEAENLPLVEPIYPLTAGLSPKTLRKIIEAALPRMPELPEWIDLSLAQKQGLPSIRDSFHMLHEPRDPSDIDPQAPARRRLAYDEFLAGQLSLSLVRQRLRKVAGQPVHATGEISGKILQNLPFSPTRSQTEAIADVLKDMAGTERMLRLLQGDVGSGKTLVALLSMAAVIESGGQAVLMAPTEILARQHHATISKFAAAADLGVEVLTGRTKGREREDILERIASGEAQIIIGTHALFQDSVNYKNLMLAVVDEQHRFGVHQRLRLTAKGISPHMLVMTATPIPRTLVLAAFGDMDVSKLTEKPAGRKPIQTITVPTERTGEIVGRLKSALMEGKKAYWICPLVEESEEVDLMSAEERHATLVSALGPGIGLIHGRMSGPEKDAVMLAFKSGELRLLVATTVVEVGVDVPDATIMVIEHAERFGLAQLHQLRGRVGRGDEASTCILLYKGPLGETGHARLSIMRETEDGFRIAEEDLKLRGEGEVLGTRQSGTPGFRIASLEAHADLLEIARKDAAYLIERDPELTSERGEAVRTLLYLFRRDEAIRFLRAG, from the coding sequence ATGCGCCCCGCTATTCTCGATCCGCTGTTTTCTCCCGTTTCGGGCCTTCCTGGCGTCGGCCCGAAGATCTCGGAGCTCTTCGTCAAGCTGTTCGGACGCGAGACGCCTGACGATTGTCGTGTCATCGACCTGCTGTTCCACGCCCCTTACTCGCTGATCGACCGCCGCAACCAGCCAGGGATTGCCCGCGCGCCGCAAGGCGCAATCGTAACCATCACTGCGCGTGTCGACCGGCATCAGGCGCCGCCGCGCGGCAATCGCAATGTCCCCTACCGGGTCTTTCTGCATGACGAAACCGGCGAGCTGACGCTCGTCTTCTTCCGCGGCCAGGCCGCATGGCTGGAAAAACAGCTGCCGATTGATGAAGAAGTGACCGTCAGCGGCAAGGTCGATTGGTTTAACGGCCGCCCCTCCATGGTCCACCCCGACTATATCGTCAAGGCGAGCGAAGCCGAGAACCTGCCGCTGGTCGAGCCGATCTATCCGTTGACGGCGGGGCTTTCACCGAAGACGCTGCGCAAGATCATAGAGGCTGCTCTGCCGCGCATGCCGGAGCTGCCGGAATGGATCGATCTTTCGCTGGCGCAGAAGCAGGGCCTGCCGTCGATCCGCGACAGCTTTCACATGCTGCACGAGCCGCGGGATCCGTCCGACATCGATCCGCAAGCTCCTGCCCGCCGCCGGCTTGCCTATGACGAGTTTCTGGCCGGTCAGCTATCGCTATCGCTGGTGCGCCAGAGGCTGCGCAAAGTGGCTGGGCAACCCGTACATGCCACTGGAGAAATCAGCGGCAAAATATTGCAAAATCTTCCCTTTTCGCCAACACGCAGCCAGACGGAGGCCATTGCCGACGTCCTGAAGGACATGGCCGGCACGGAGCGCATGCTGCGGCTGCTGCAAGGCGATGTCGGCTCCGGCAAGACGCTGGTCGCGCTGCTGTCGATGGCCGCCGTCATCGAGAGCGGCGGACAGGCTGTGCTGATGGCGCCGACGGAAATTCTGGCCCGCCAGCATCATGCGACGATCTCGAAATTCGCAGCCGCCGCCGATCTCGGCGTCGAAGTGCTGACAGGCCGCACCAAAGGCCGCGAGCGGGAAGATATACTTGAGCGCATTGCGTCGGGCGAAGCGCAGATCATCATCGGCACGCATGCCCTCTTCCAGGACAGCGTCAATTACAAGAACCTGATGCTGGCTGTTGTCGACGAGCAGCATCGTTTCGGCGTGCACCAGCGCTTGCGGCTGACGGCAAAGGGAATCTCGCCGCATATGCTGGTCATGACGGCGACGCCGATCCCGCGCACGCTGGTGCTGGCAGCCTTCGGCGACATGGACGTCTCGAAGCTGACGGAGAAACCGGCTGGCCGCAAACCGATCCAGACGATCACCGTTCCGACCGAGCGGACCGGCGAGATCGTCGGCCGGCTGAAGAGCGCGTTGATGGAAGGCAAGAAAGCCTACTGGATCTGCCCGTTGGTCGAGGAATCCGAAGAAGTCGACCTGATGTCAGCAGAAGAGCGACATGCGACGCTTGTCTCGGCGCTCGGCCCCGGCATTGGCCTTATCCATGGGCGCATGAGCGGGCCTGAGAAGGATGCCGTGATGCTGGCTTTCAAGAGCGGTGAATTGCGGCTGCTGGTGGCGACGACCGTCGTCGAAGTCGGCGTCGACGTGCCGGATGCGACGATCATGGTGATCGAACATGCCGAGCGCTTCGGACTGGCGCAGCTGCACCAGCTTCGCGGACGTGTCGGACGGGGCGACGAGGCCTCAACCTGCATCCTGCTCTATAAAGGTCCCCTCGGGGAAACGGGCCATGCGCGGCTCTCCATCATGCGCGAAACGGAAGACGGCTTCCGGATTGCGGAAGAGGATCTGAAGCTGCGCGGCGAAGGCGAAGTTCTCGGGACGCGCCAGTCAGGTACGCCGGGCTTTCGTATCGCCAGTCTCGAGGCGCATGCCGACCTCCTGGAGATCGCCCGCAAGGACGCGGCCTATCTGATCGAGCGCGATCCGGAACTGACGAGCGAGCGCGGCGAGGCAGTACGCACCTTGCTCTATCTCTTCCGTCGAGACGAAGCGATCCGGTTCCTCAGAGCCGGTTAG
- a CDS encoding DsbA family oxidoreductase codes for MERITIDVVSDVVCPWCYLGKARLELAIAEVQDEIGVDINWRPYRLNPDYPPEGVDQKKMLEQKLGGSERVAEAHKMLTNYGREVGINFNFEAIKIGPNTLDAHRLIHWAVVEDRQKQEAVVAALFKANFEEGRNVGDHEVLLDIAEEAGLQRSVIAALLASDADSSVILSEIDAAQRMGVNGVPFFIFDQQYAVSGAQTPDVLAGALREIAKAKSEARAGMN; via the coding sequence ATGGAACGCATCACCATCGACGTTGTCTCCGATGTCGTCTGTCCCTGGTGCTATCTCGGCAAGGCGCGGCTGGAGTTGGCGATCGCCGAGGTGCAGGATGAAATCGGCGTCGATATCAACTGGCGCCCCTATCGCCTCAACCCGGATTATCCGCCCGAAGGCGTCGACCAGAAGAAGATGCTGGAGCAGAAACTCGGTGGCTCCGAACGCGTCGCCGAGGCGCACAAGATGCTGACCAACTACGGCCGTGAAGTCGGCATCAACTTCAATTTCGAAGCCATCAAGATTGGGCCGAACACACTCGACGCGCACCGCCTGATCCACTGGGCCGTCGTCGAGGACCGGCAGAAGCAGGAGGCCGTGGTCGCGGCGCTGTTCAAGGCCAATTTCGAGGAAGGCCGCAATGTCGGCGATCATGAAGTGCTACTCGACATCGCCGAGGAGGCAGGCCTGCAGCGCTCCGTTATTGCTGCCCTGCTCGCTTCCGATGCGGACAGCAGCGTTATTCTCTCGGAAATCGACGCAGCGCAGCGCATGGGTGTCAACGGCGTGCCGTTCTTCATCTTCGACCAGCAGTATGCCGTAAGTGGCGCACAAACGCCCGACGTGTTGGCGGGAGCGCTACGCGAAATCGCCAAGGCAAAGTCCGAAGCGCGCGCCGGGATGAACTGA
- a CDS encoding extracellular solute-binding protein translates to MLRIALLAAFTLISGAAAAEPVHGIAMHGAPALPADYKHFPYVNPDVKKGGKITYGVVGTFDSLNPFILKSMRTTARGMWDPQFGNLVYESMLQRSSDEPFTLYGLLAETVEWDEDRTFIQFNLNPKAKWSDGQPVTPEDVIFSFELLRDKGRVPFSTRLNLVSKMEKVGDHSVRFTFNDKADRETPMIFGLFPILPKHAIDLDSFDRSTLTPPIGSGPYKIKSLKPGESITYERDPNYWGKDIPAKVGMDNYDQLTVQYFLQDTTLFEAFKKGDVDIYLEGNPGHWANAYDFPAATSGAVVKDVFKPKLPSGMLGFVFNTRRPIFSDIKIREGLSLVFDFEWANKNLYSGAYKRTQSFWQNSDLSSFGVPADPRELALLGPIKDQIDPAILDGSYKLPVTDGSGRDRKVLKQAVDFLKQGGYTIQGGKMADASGKQLAFEIMTQNPDQEKLAVAYQRSLQTIGVAASIRTVDDSQYQSRTNSFDYDMIMKAYTSSLSPGNEQLGRWSSAARTREGTDSFAGANDPNLDTLIDHLLRSRSTEDFTASVRSYDRLLLSNHYVLPLYHIDQQWVARNKRIGHPDAVPLYGYQLQTWWDTSAQ, encoded by the coding sequence ATGCTTCGGATCGCCCTTCTCGCCGCTTTCACGCTGATCAGTGGCGCCGCTGCCGCGGAGCCCGTGCATGGAATTGCCATGCACGGTGCGCCGGCGCTGCCTGCCGACTACAAGCACTTCCCTTACGTCAATCCCGACGTGAAGAAGGGCGGGAAAATCACCTATGGCGTGGTCGGCACTTTCGACAGCCTAAATCCCTTTATCCTGAAAAGCATGCGCACAACGGCGCGCGGCATGTGGGATCCGCAATTCGGCAACCTCGTCTACGAATCCATGCTGCAGCGTTCGAGCGACGAGCCCTTCACACTCTACGGCCTGCTGGCGGAAACGGTGGAATGGGATGAAGACCGCACCTTCATCCAGTTCAATCTCAATCCGAAAGCCAAGTGGTCGGACGGGCAGCCGGTCACGCCCGAAGACGTGATCTTTTCCTTCGAATTGTTGCGCGACAAAGGGCGCGTGCCCTTCTCCACCCGTCTCAATCTCGTTTCGAAGATGGAAAAGGTCGGCGACCACAGCGTACGCTTCACCTTCAACGACAAGGCAGACCGTGAAACGCCGATGATCTTCGGCCTGTTTCCGATCCTGCCGAAACATGCGATCGACCTTGATAGTTTCGACCGCAGCACGCTCACGCCGCCCATCGGCTCCGGTCCCTACAAGATCAAGAGCCTGAAGCCGGGCGAAAGCATCACCTACGAGCGCGACCCGAACTATTGGGGCAAGGATATTCCGGCCAAGGTCGGCATGGACAATTACGACCAACTCACCGTGCAGTATTTCCTGCAGGATACGACGCTTTTCGAGGCCTTCAAGAAAGGCGACGTCGACATCTACCTGGAAGGCAATCCGGGGCATTGGGCCAATGCCTATGATTTCCCGGCCGCAACGTCGGGCGCAGTCGTGAAGGATGTGTTCAAGCCAAAACTGCCGAGCGGCATGCTCGGTTTCGTCTTCAACACGCGGCGGCCGATCTTTAGCGATATCAAGATACGCGAGGGCCTGTCGCTGGTCTTCGATTTCGAATGGGCCAACAAGAACCTCTATTCGGGCGCTTACAAGCGCACGCAAAGCTTCTGGCAGAATTCCGATCTCTCGAGTTTCGGGGTACCGGCCGATCCGCGTGAACTGGCGCTGCTCGGACCGATCAAGGACCAGATCGACCCCGCCATCCTTGACGGCAGCTACAAGCTGCCGGTGACCGATGGCTCGGGACGCGACCGCAAGGTGCTGAAGCAGGCCGTCGACTTCCTGAAACAGGGGGGCTACACGATCCAGGGCGGCAAGATGGCGGATGCGAGCGGCAAGCAGCTTGCCTTCGAGATCATGACGCAAAATCCCGATCAGGAAAAACTCGCCGTCGCCTACCAGCGTTCGCTGCAGACGATCGGCGTCGCCGCATCGATCCGCACCGTCGACGATTCGCAGTATCAGAGCCGCACGAACAGCTTCGACTACGACATGATCATGAAGGCCTATACCTCGTCGCTGTCACCCGGTAACGAACAGCTTGGCCGCTGGTCGTCGGCGGCGCGCACGCGTGAAGGGACGGACAGTTTTGCCGGGGCCAACGACCCCAATCTCGATACGCTGATCGATCATCTGCTGCGCTCGCGCTCGACAGAGGATTTCACGGCGTCCGTCCGCTCCTATGACCGGCTGCTGCTCTCCAATCACTATGTGCTGCCGCTCTACCATATCGATCAGCAATGGGTTGCCCGCAACAAGCGCATCGGTCATCCGGATGCGGTGCCGCTCTATGGCTATCAATTGCAGACGTGGTGGGATACGAGCGCGCAATAA
- the glmS gene encoding glutamine--fructose-6-phosphate transaminase (isomerizing) — MCGIVGIVGNAPVASRLVDALKRLEYRGYDSAGVATIHEGVMDRRRAEGKLFNLENRLDSEPLPGTTGIAHTRWATHGVPNETNAHPHFVEGVAVVHNGIIENFSELRDELSHEGAAFQSQTDTEVVAHLMAKYLREGHSPREAMLKMLNRVTGAYALAVMLKNDPGTIMAARSGPPLAVGYGKGEMFLGSDAIALSPFTNEITYLVDGDWAIITRDGATVLDFSGKVVKRPRQISQATAYVVDKGNHRHFMEKEIYEQPEVISHALSHYVDFAANTISPNASAIDFKAATGLAISACGTAYLAGLIGKYWFERYARLPVEIDVASEFRYREMPLQPSQAALFISQSGETADTLASLRYCKDNGLKIGAVVNVRESTIARESDAVFPIMAGPEIGVASTKAFTCQLAVLASLAIGAGRARGTISADDEKAMVRHLAEMPRIMSRVLNLIQPQMEGLSRELSKCKDVLYLGRGTSFPLAMEGALKLKEISYIHAEGYAAGELKHGPIALIDENMPVIVIAPYDRFFDKTVSNMQEVAARGGRIIFITDEAGAAASKLPTMATITLPNVDEIISPMIFSLPIQLLAYHTAVFMGTDVDQPRNLAKSVTVE, encoded by the coding sequence ATGTGCGGAATTGTGGGGATCGTCGGAAATGCGCCGGTTGCGAGCCGTCTTGTCGATGCGCTGAAGCGGTTGGAATATCGCGGTTACGATTCCGCCGGCGTCGCCACGATCCATGAAGGCGTGATGGATCGCCGTCGCGCCGAGGGCAAGCTCTTCAACCTCGAGAACCGTCTCGACAGCGAACCACTGCCGGGAACGACCGGCATCGCCCACACGCGCTGGGCAACCCATGGCGTGCCGAACGAGACCAATGCCCATCCGCATTTCGTCGAAGGTGTCGCCGTCGTCCATAACGGCATCATCGAGAATTTCTCCGAATTGCGTGACGAGCTGAGCCATGAGGGTGCTGCCTTTCAGAGCCAGACTGATACGGAAGTCGTCGCTCATCTGATGGCGAAATATCTACGTGAGGGCCATTCTCCGCGCGAAGCCATGCTGAAGATGCTGAACCGCGTCACCGGCGCCTATGCGCTGGCCGTCATGCTGAAGAACGATCCCGGCACGATCATGGCTGCCCGATCCGGCCCGCCGCTTGCTGTCGGCTATGGAAAGGGCGAAATGTTCCTGGGCTCGGATGCCATTGCGCTGTCGCCCTTTACTAATGAGATTACCTATCTCGTCGACGGCGATTGGGCCATCATCACCCGGGATGGTGCAACCGTGCTTGATTTCTCCGGCAAGGTCGTCAAGCGTCCGCGCCAGATCTCGCAGGCGACTGCCTATGTCGTCGACAAGGGCAATCACCGCCACTTCATGGAAAAGGAAATCTACGAGCAGCCGGAGGTGATCTCCCACGCGCTGAGCCACTACGTGGACTTCGCTGCTAACACGATCAGCCCGAATGCATCCGCCATCGATTTTAAGGCCGCGACCGGCCTTGCGATCTCGGCCTGCGGTACCGCCTATCTCGCCGGCCTTATCGGCAAATACTGGTTCGAGCGCTATGCGCGCCTGCCGGTCGAAATCGACGTCGCCTCTGAGTTCCGTTACCGCGAAATGCCGCTGCAGCCCTCACAGGCAGCCCTCTTCATCTCACAGTCGGGGGAGACTGCCGATACGCTGGCATCGCTGCGCTACTGCAAAGACAACGGTCTGAAGATCGGCGCCGTCGTCAACGTGCGGGAATCGACCATCGCCCGTGAATCCGATGCCGTCTTCCCGATCATGGCCGGCCCGGAAATCGGCGTTGCCTCCACCAAGGCCTTCACCTGCCAGCTTGCCGTGCTTGCCTCACTCGCGATTGGCGCTGGCCGCGCCCGCGGCACCATCAGTGCCGATGACGAGAAGGCGATGGTGCGCCACCTTGCGGAAATGCCGCGGATCATGAGCCGCGTCCTCAATCTCATCCAGCCGCAGATGGAAGGCTTGTCGCGCGAACTCTCCAAGTGCAAGGACGTGCTCTATCTCGGCCGCGGCACCAGCTTCCCGCTCGCCATGGAGGGCGCACTGAAGCTTAAGGAAATCTCCTATATCCACGCTGAAGGTTATGCCGCCGGCGAGCTGAAGCATGGACCGATCGCGTTGATCGACGAAAACATGCCCGTCATTGTCATCGCACCTTATGACCGTTTCTTCGACAAGACCGTGTCCAACATGCAGGAAGTCGCAGCCCGCGGCGGCCGCATCATCTTCATCACCGATGAAGCCGGTGCAGCTGCTTCGAAACTGCCAACCATGGCAACGATCACGCTGCCGAACGTCGATGAAATCATCTCGCCGATGATCTTCTCGCTGCCGATCCAGCTGCTTGCCTACCACACGGCGGTCTTCATGGGCACGGACGTCGACCAGCCGCGCAACCTCGCAAAATCGGTGACTGTGGAGTAA
- a CDS encoding FAD assembly factor SdhE: MTGVTLTSAGLDPRRRRILFRCWHRGIREMDLVFGQFAENELPTMSEAELDEFETIMAEEDNDLVRWIMGTWPTPEHLQTPMFARIAAYKPDFDTPRIPE, encoded by the coding sequence ATGACAGGTGTAACGCTCACGAGCGCCGGTCTTGACCCGCGCCGCCGCCGGATTCTTTTCCGTTGCTGGCATCGCGGTATCAGAGAGATGGATCTTGTCTTCGGCCAGTTCGCTGAAAACGAACTTCCCACCATGAGCGAAGCCGAGCTCGACGAGTTCGAGACGATCATGGCCGAGGAGGACAATGATCTCGTGCGCTGGATCATGGGAACCTGGCCGACGCCCGAGCACTTACAGACGCCCATGTTTGCCCGCATCGCCGCCTATAAGCCCGATTTTGACACGCCCCGGATACCTGAATGA
- the mfd gene encoding transcription-repair coupling factor, with translation MIPGFDAKKLAAAAEPLTIGNVPAGMEPLLLAELARNGEPVAYVLSDGHRMADLEQMLGFVAPDIPVLTLPAWDCLPYDRVSPSADTSARRLAALSGLIAHRKKPHAAIVLVTANAMLQKVAPQDIIESLTFSARPGNQVRMEDIAGRLERNGFERVATVREVGEYAVRGGILDVFVPGSEEPVRLDFFGDTLESIRSFDPASQRTIGQVRSLDLNPMSEVTLTPDTISRFRKNYLSTFGAATRDDALYLAVSEGRRYPGMEHWLPLFYEKLDTVFDYLSGFRIVTDHTVREAAEERSKLVYDYYDARLNSGQPGKGQMAQGTPYKPVSPGQLYLDSKTFVRTLDAINAIRVSPFNEHEGEARRVVNLDARQGQRWARSNAEGGGESERVNVFDVVVKHIADKRAGGAKIIITAWTEGSLERLLQVLNEHGLERVKPITTLKDVSGLAKGEAAAAVLSLESGFETGDLIVIGEQDILGDRMVRRSRRRKRAADFISEVAGLDEGSIVVHAEHGIGRFVGLRTIEAAGAPHACLELQYADEAKLFLPVENIDLLSRFGGEGTEVQLDKLGGGAWQMRKAKLKRRLLDMADALIRIAAERLTRHAPVLTTPEGLYDEFAARFPYDETEDQENAIEAVRGDLGAGRPMDRLVCGDVGFGKTEVALRAAFVAAMNGVQVAVVVPTTLLSRQHFKTFSERFRGLPIRIQQASRLVGSKELALTKKEVADGKTDIVVGTHALLGAGISFANLGLLIIDEEQHFGVKHKERLKELKSDVHVLTLSATPIPRTLQLAMTGVRELSLITTPPVDRMAVRTFISPFDSLVIRETLMREHYRGGQSFYVCPRLADLEDVHAFLQSDVPELKVAVAHGQMPAGELEDIMNAFYEGRYDVLLSTTIVESGLDVPTANTLIVHRADMFGLAQLYQLRGRVGRSKVRAFALFTLPVNKVLTATAERRLKVLQSLDTLGAGFQLASHDLDIRGAGNLLGEEQSGHIKEVGFELYQQMLEEAVAEVKGVDEIQDSGWSPQISVGTTVMIPEGYVPDLHLRMALYRRLGELTDLKEIDGFGAEMIDRFGPMPVEVQHLLKIVYIKSLCRTANVEKLDAGPKGVVVQFRNKEFPNPANLVGYIGKQGAMAKIRSDHSLFLTRDLPTPEKRLQGAAVIMTQLAELAKN, from the coding sequence ATGATCCCTGGTTTTGACGCCAAGAAGCTTGCAGCCGCCGCGGAGCCGCTGACGATCGGCAACGTGCCTGCGGGCATGGAACCGCTGCTGCTTGCGGAGCTCGCCCGCAACGGCGAACCCGTTGCCTATGTGCTGTCGGACGGTCATCGCATGGCCGACCTGGAGCAGATGCTGGGCTTCGTCGCGCCCGATATCCCGGTCCTGACACTGCCAGCCTGGGATTGTCTTCCCTATGACCGTGTCTCGCCGAGCGCCGATACCTCGGCACGCCGTCTGGCAGCGCTCTCGGGCCTGATCGCCCATCGCAAGAAGCCGCATGCGGCAATCGTGTTGGTGACGGCCAATGCGATGCTGCAGAAAGTGGCACCGCAGGACATCATCGAAAGCCTGACCTTCTCGGCGCGCCCTGGCAACCAGGTGCGCATGGAGGATATTGCCGGTCGGTTGGAGCGCAACGGCTTCGAGCGTGTGGCAACCGTGCGCGAGGTCGGCGAATATGCCGTGCGCGGCGGCATCCTCGATGTCTTCGTGCCCGGTTCGGAAGAACCGGTTCGCCTGGATTTCTTCGGCGATACGCTGGAGAGCATCCGCAGCTTCGATCCGGCCAGCCAGCGCACGATCGGCCAGGTGCGTTCCCTCGATCTCAATCCGATGAGCGAAGTGACGCTGACGCCGGATACGATCAGCCGTTTCCGCAAGAACTACCTCTCCACCTTCGGCGCCGCCACGCGCGACGACGCGCTCTACCTCGCCGTATCGGAGGGCCGCCGCTATCCCGGCATGGAGCACTGGCTGCCGCTTTTCTACGAGAAGCTGGATACGGTGTTTGATTACCTCTCCGGTTTCCGCATCGTCACCGATCACACGGTGCGTGAGGCGGCCGAAGAACGGTCCAAGCTCGTTTACGACTATTATGACGCACGCCTGAATTCCGGCCAGCCGGGCAAAGGCCAGATGGCCCAGGGCACGCCCTATAAGCCAGTCTCGCCTGGGCAGCTGTACCTCGACAGCAAGACCTTCGTGCGCACGCTCGATGCGATAAACGCCATCCGTGTGTCGCCCTTCAACGAGCACGAAGGCGAGGCGCGCCGCGTTGTCAATCTCGATGCGCGCCAGGGCCAGCGCTGGGCGCGTTCCAATGCCGAAGGTGGCGGTGAATCCGAGCGCGTCAATGTTTTCGACGTCGTCGTCAAGCACATTGCCGACAAACGCGCCGGCGGTGCGAAGATCATCATCACCGCCTGGACCGAGGGTTCGCTCGAACGCCTGCTGCAGGTGCTGAACGAACACGGCCTCGAACGCGTGAAGCCGATTACGACGCTGAAGGATGTCTCCGGCCTTGCGAAGGGTGAGGCGGCAGCAGCCGTTCTCAGCCTCGAATCCGGTTTCGAGACCGGTGATCTCATCGTCATCGGCGAGCAGGATATTCTCGGCGACCGTATGGTGCGCCGCTCCCGCCGCAGGAAGCGTGCGGCAGACTTCATCTCCGAAGTCGCCGGGCTGGACGAAGGATCGATCGTCGTCCACGCCGAACATGGCATCGGCCGTTTCGTCGGCCTTCGCACTATCGAGGCGGCCGGTGCGCCGCATGCTTGTCTCGAGCTGCAATATGCTGATGAGGCAAAACTCTTCCTGCCGGTCGAAAACATCGATCTCTTGTCACGCTTCGGTGGCGAGGGCACGGAAGTACAGCTCGACAAGCTCGGCGGCGGCGCATGGCAGATGCGCAAGGCCAAGCTCAAGCGTCGCCTCTTGGATATGGCCGACGCGCTGATCCGCATCGCCGCCGAGCGCCTGACGCGCCACGCGCCCGTGCTGACGACGCCGGAAGGGCTCTATGACGAGTTCGCCGCCCGTTTCCCCTATGATGAAACGGAAGATCAGGAAAACGCCATCGAGGCCGTGCGCGGAGATCTCGGCGCCGGCCGCCCGATGGATCGCTTGGTCTGCGGCGACGTCGGCTTCGGCAAGACGGAAGTGGCGCTGCGCGCCGCCTTCGTCGCTGCGATGAACGGCGTGCAGGTCGCCGTCGTCGTGCCGACGACGCTGCTCTCCCGTCAACATTTCAAGACTTTCTCCGAGCGGTTCCGTGGTCTGCCGATCCGCATCCAGCAGGCCTCGCGCCTCGTCGGCTCCAAGGAGCTGGCGCTCACCAAGAAGGAGGTGGCCGACGGCAAGACCGACATCGTCGTCGGCACCCATGCGCTGCTCGGCGCCGGCATCAGCTTCGCCAATCTCGGTCTGTTGATCATCGACGAAGAGCAGCATTTTGGTGTCAAGCACAAGGAGCGGCTGAAGGAGCTGAAGAGCGACGTACACGTGCTGACGCTTTCGGCAACGCCGATCCCGCGTACGCTGCAGCTCGCCATGACCGGGGTACGCGAGCTTTCGCTCATCACCACGCCGCCGGTCGACCGTATGGCGGTGCGCACCTTCATTTCGCCCTTCGACAGCCTCGTCATCCGCGAGACACTGATGCGCGAGCACTATCGCGGCGGCCAGAGCTTCTATGTCTGCCCGCGCCTTGCCGATCTGGAGGATGTCCACGCCTTCCTGCAGTCCGACGTGCCTGAACTGAAGGTTGCCGTGGCCCACGGTCAGATGCCGGCCGGCGAACTGGAGGACATCATGAATGCCTTCTACGAAGGCCGTTACGATGTGCTGCTCTCGACCACCATCGTCGAATCCGGCCTCGACGTGCCGACGGCCAATACATTGATCGTCCATCGCGCCGATATGTTCGGCCTCGCCCAGCTCTACCAGTTGCGCGGCCGTGTCGGCCGCTCGAAGGTGCGCGCTTTCGCGCTCTTCACGCTGCCGGTCAACAAGGTTCTGACCGCAACGGCCGAGCGCCGCCTCAAGGTGCTGCAGTCGCTGGATACGCTCGGCGCAGGCTTCCAGCTTGCAAGCCATGACCTCGATATACGCGGCGCCGGCAACTTGCTCGGCGAGGAGCAGTCCGGCCATATCAAGGAAGTCGGTTTCGAGCTTTACCAGCAGATGCTGGAAGAGGCGGTCGCCGAGGTGAAGGGTGTCGACGAGATCCAGGATAGCGGCTGGTCGCCGCAGATATCCGTCGGTACGACCGTGATGATCCCGGAAGGTTACGTGCCCGACCTGCACCTGCGCATGGCGCTTTACCGCCGCCTCGGCGAACTCACCGATCTCAAGGAGATCGATGGCTTCGGTGCCGAGATGATCGACCGCTTCGGCCCGATGCCGGTGGAGGTCCAACACCTGCTGAAGATCGTCTATATCAAGTCGCTCTGCCGCACGGCCAATGTCGAGAAGCTCGATGCCGGCCCCAAGGGCGTCGTCGTACAGTTCCGCAACAAGGAATTCCCGAACCCGGCCAATCTCGTCGGTTATATCGGCAAGCAGGGCGCGATGGCGAAGATCCGTTCTGACCACAGCCTCTTCCTGACCCGCGATCTGCCGACCCCCGAAAAGCGCCTGCAGGGTGCAGCCGTCATCATGACGCAGCTTGCGGAACTGGCCAAAAATTAA